In Lampris incognitus isolate fLamInc1 chromosome 20, fLamInc1.hap2, whole genome shotgun sequence, one genomic interval encodes:
- the LOC130130431 gene encoding UDP-glucuronosyltransferase 2C1-like yields MPQHRTHQDMITLFLTTLSLLFCRPGYCHESSMLVVPVDGSHWINMEVILRELHSRGHSITVLRSTKSWYIPEYSPFYTSINVRMMEDEVDRNFYNKLMQRIMMHRQLPAFIRSFRQQFELTSMLEKGNKICARAIAAMLDDPVLMKKLQDAKYDLMLTDPGLPIGVFLGSYLQLPMVFNVRWINNGESHFTMAPSPVSYVPVSGTEFTDQMDFLERTRNVLHYLYSMLEHYFFINPCYSNVLKRHFPPGADMLAMQRSAEIWLVRADFVFEFPRPTMPNMVYIGGFQCSEAQPLSAELEAFMQSSGEHGVVVMTLGTFVSALPIENMEAIATAFAQLPQKVVWRYLGQRPASLGNNTLLLDWLPQNDLLGHPKTRAFVAHGGTNGLYEAIYHGVPVVGLPLLFDQFDNLLRLKVRGAARVVEAASLTQENFLEALRDVLETPYYRHNMQRLSQLHRDQPHSPMDTAIFWIEYVIRNKGAAHLHSAAFSLPWYSYFSFDVALILITLSGVTIWVLVSLCGLLCCRRSRQKRKVE; encoded by the exons ATGCCTCAACACAGAACACATCAG GACATGATCACTCTTTTCCTGACCACCCTCAGCCTCCTGTTTTGCAGGCCTGGTTATTGCCATGAAAGCAGTATGCTGGTGGTTCCAGTCGATGGAAGCCACTGGATCAACATGGAGGTGATCCTGAGAGAGCTGCACTCGAGAGGTCACAGCATCACTGTGCTGCGCTCTACTAAGAGCTGGTATATCCCAGAGTATTCCCCTTTCTATACTTCCATTAATGTGCGCATGATGGAGGATGAGGTGGACAGGAACTTCTACAATAAGCTAATGCAAAGGATTATGATGCACCGTCAACTGCCAGCTTTCATACGCTCCTTCCGCCAACAGTTTGAGCTCACGTCCATGTTGGAAAAGGGTAATAAAATTTGTGCTAGAGCTATTGCAGCAATGTTGGATGATCCAGTtttaatgaaaaagctgcaggatgCCAAATATGACTTAATGTTAACCGACCCTGGCCTGCCTATAGGGGTGTTTCTGGGTAGTTACCTCCAGCTGCCAATGGTCTTCAATGTACGCTGGATCAATAATGGAGAAAGCCATTTCACCATGGCTCCCTCCCCTGTCTCCTATGTTCCTGTGTCAGGCACAGAGTTCACTGATCAGATGGACTTCCTGGAAAGGACCAGGAATGTGTTGCATTACCTCTACAGCATGTTGGAGCACTACTTTTTTATAAATCCGTGCTATTCGAATGTGTTAAAACGCCACTTCCCCCCTGGAGCTGACATGCTCGCTATGCAGCGTTCGGCTGAGATCTGGTTAGTGAGGGCGGACTTTGTCTTTGAGTTCCCACGGCCCACAATGCCCAACATGGTCTATATAGGGGGGTTTCAGTGCAGTGAGGCCCAGCCCCTTTCTGCCGAGTTGGAGGCCTTCATGCAGAGCTCTGGGGAGCATGGGGTGGTGGTGATGACTCTGGGGACATTTGTGTCAGCTCTGCCCATAGAAAATATGGAGGCCATTGCCACTGCTTTTGCTCAGCTCCCCCAGAAGGTGGTGTGGAGGTATTTGGGCCAGAGGCCGGCATCCCTGGGGAACAACACCTTGCTGCTGGACTGGCTACCCCAGAATGACCTCCTGGGACATCCCAAGACACGTGCCTTTGTGGCTCATGGAGGCACCAACGGCCTATATGAGGCCATCTATCATGGAGTCCCTGTTGTGGGCCTGCCCCTCCTCTTTGACCAGTTTGacaacctattaaggttgaaggtGCGTGGGGCAGCAAGGGTGGTGGAGGCTGCCTCACTCACTCAAGAAAACTTCCTGGAGGCCCTAAGAGATGTCCTGGAGACTCCCTACTACCGCCACAACATGCAGCGTCTCTCCCAGCTGCACCGTGACCAGCCACATTCCCCTATGGACACTGCCATCTTTTGGATTGAATATGTCATCAGGAATAAAGGAGCAGCCCACCTGCATTCAGCAGCTTTTAGCCTGCCCTGGTACTCCTACTTCAGTTTTGATGTAGCTTTAATCCTCATCACCCTCAGTGGAGTCACTATTTGGGTACTAGTCTCATTGTGCGGCCTTCTCTGCTGCCGGAGATCCAGGCAGAAGAGGAAAGTGGAGTAA
- the LOC130130701 gene encoding cornifelin homolog: MATNVIINSQQPTMIAVHSNQWSTGICGCCDDVKVCCFAYWCFPCFACVTTSEFGECFCLPLMDVMWSPLQIAGIPSCTSPVSMSMRAAVRNRYGIQGDMVGDCVYTTFCNICSWCQIAREIKRRSQTLTIINAQPTVMGTQPMLMTTHAGVIASQPKISTFPTQGVLTTRVM, from the exons ATGGCAACAAATGTGATAATCAACAGTCAGCAACCGACTATGATAGCAGTCCACTCGAACCAGTGGAGTACCGGCATCTGTGGCTGCTGTGATGACGTCAAAGTCT GTTGCTTTGCCTACTGGTGTTTTCCTTGCTTTGCCTGCGTCACCACGTCAGAGTTTGGAGAGTGCTTCTGTCTGCCTTTGATGGATGTGATGTGGTCCCCTCTCCAGATTGCGGGAATCCCATCATGCACCTCACCTGTGTCCATGTCCATGAGGGCCGCTGTGAGGAACCGCTATGGCATCCAG GGGGACATGGTAGGTGACTGTGTGTACACCACCTTCTGCAACATTTGTTCCTGGTGCCAGATTGCGAGGGAGATCAAGAGGCGCAGCCAGACTCTCACCATCATCAACGCCCAGCCGACTGTGATGGGGACTCAGCCGATGCTAATGACCACCCATGCAGGAGTCATCGCCTCCCAGCCAAAGATCTCCACATTTCCCACTCAGGGTGTCTTGACCACCAGGGTCATGTGA
- the LOC130130702 gene encoding LOW QUALITY PROTEIN: cornifelin homolog A-like (The sequence of the model RefSeq protein was modified relative to this genomic sequence to represent the inferred CDS: inserted 1 base in 1 codon), whose protein sequence is MSTKMVVNQPKPFSVSNFSNQWNSGICDCFDDLPQCCLAFWCLPCFTCKTSXEAGECLCLPLLDTFGLIPPVTVSLRVSVRQRYGIEDTVCNDCIYGCCCGPCSWCQIAREMKTRMAPITLINTRTR, encoded by the exons ATGTCCACCAAAATGGTTGTCAACCAGCCCAAGCCGTTCAGCGTGAGCAACTTCTCCAACCAGTGGAACTCCGGGATCTGTGACTGTTTCGACGACCTGCCCCAGT GTTGCTTGGCCTTTTGGTGTCTCCCCTGCTTCACATGTAAGACAT ATGAGGCCGGGGAGTGTCTGTGTCTGCCTTTGCTGGACACCTTTGGACTCATCCCACCGGTGACCGTGTCTCTCAGGGTGTCGGTGCGACAGCGCTACGGCATCGAG GATACAGTTTGTAACGACTGTATCTACGGCTGTTGCTGCGGGCCTTGCAGCTGGTGTCAGATAGCGAGAGAAATGAAAACCAGGATGGCTCCCATCACCCTTATCAACACCCGGACCAGATAA
- the LOC130130943 gene encoding cornifelin homolog B-like: protein MSHHFQVVRAQPESRSQEPGQWSTGLCDCWQDMGDCCLALCCLPLFTCKVTCAVGACPCLPLLDCVSCAAPASLAMRASVRERYGIEGGIWSDCFYGCCCYPLSWLQISRELKRRAATRAGAARYTALTSLQGEHMI from the exons ATGTCCCATCACTTCCAGGTGGTGCGTGCCCAGCCAGAGAGCAGGTCGCAAGAGCCGGGCCAGTGGAGCACAGGCCTGTGTGACTGCTGGCAAGACATGGGAGACT GCTGTTTGGCGCTGTGTTGTCTCCCATTGTTTACCTGTAAAGTGACGTGTGCGGTAGGAGCCTGCCCCTGCCTGCCCTTACTGGACTGTGTCAGCTGTGCAGCGCCCGCCTCCCTCGCCATGCGTGCTTCTGTCAGGGAACGCTACGGCATCGAG ggGGGCATATGGAGCGACTGCTTCTACGGATGCTGCTGCTACCCTTTATCTTGGCTCCAGATCTCGCGAGAGCTCAAGAGACGCGCTGCGACCCGCGCCGGTGCAGCCAGATACACCGCCCTGACTTCCCTGCAGGGGGAGCACATGATCTGA
- the si:dkey-112a7.4 gene encoding uncharacterized protein si:dkey-112a7.4, translating to MYGASGIPELIPPSGPPRQPGPAGQYNPGHHQVNGRGGGPNPQRLGQRAPKLGQIGRSKKVELEDEDLDDIMNNNGQCPVSLSPIS from the exons ATGTACGGCGCATCAGGTATACCCGAGCTGATACCGCCCAGCGGTCCGCCGAGGCAACCCGGTCCGGCCGGCCAGTACAACCCAGGACACCATCAGGTGAACGGCCGCGGGGGAGGACCCAACCCTCAGAGACTTGGTCAGAGGGCACCCAAACTTGGGCAGATAGGGCGGTCAAAGAAAG TGGAGCTGGAGGACGAGGATTTGGATGACATCATGAACAACAATGGACAATgtcctgtctccctctcgcccATCTCCTAA